One Kineococcus endophyticus genomic region harbors:
- a CDS encoding NADP-dependent oxidoreductase: protein MSRVVRFERWGGPDVLRVVEVPARRPGPAEVQVTVRASGVTAGESAAREGALAELYPRAFPAATGSEFAGVVTDVGSRARRFAVGDEVLGWSPEQGGHADVVVVPEGALVRKPAAVSWEVAGALYVAGVTAWTCVESTGVGDGDVVLVVGAASDVGTLVVQLARLCGAGVVGVAEATHHDWLHAHGADAVEPADAGALARVVHGRAGRVDVVVDTTGADVDHLAEALGVPASRCVATLPLEADLEFGPAAPRRAEVLAELVDLVAQDRLHVPIAGAFALDDVVEAFATAERPHRRGRIVLLP from the coding sequence GTGAGCAGAGTCGTCCGCTTCGAGCGGTGGGGCGGCCCGGACGTCCTGCGCGTCGTCGAGGTCCCCGCCCGCCGCCCCGGACCCGCCGAGGTCCAGGTCACCGTCCGCGCCTCGGGGGTGACGGCGGGGGAGTCCGCCGCCCGCGAGGGGGCCCTGGCCGAGCTGTACCCGCGGGCCTTCCCGGCCGCCACGGGTTCGGAGTTCGCCGGGGTCGTCACCGACGTCGGGTCCCGCGCGCGCCGGTTCGCCGTCGGCGACGAGGTGCTCGGCTGGAGCCCGGAGCAGGGCGGTCACGCCGACGTCGTCGTCGTCCCGGAAGGTGCCCTCGTCCGCAAACCCGCCGCCGTGTCCTGGGAGGTCGCGGGCGCCCTCTACGTGGCGGGCGTGACGGCGTGGACGTGCGTGGAGTCCACCGGGGTGGGGGACGGGGACGTCGTGCTCGTCGTCGGCGCGGCCTCGGACGTCGGCACCCTCGTGGTCCAGCTGGCCCGCCTCTGCGGGGCCGGGGTCGTCGGCGTGGCCGAGGCCACCCACCACGACTGGTTGCACGCGCACGGCGCGGACGCCGTCGAACCGGCCGACGCCGGGGCGCTGGCCCGGGTCGTGCACGGGCGCGCCGGTCGCGTCGACGTCGTGGTGGACACCACGGGCGCGGACGTCGACCACCTGGCCGAGGCCCTGGGGGTCCCGGCCTCCCGGTGCGTCGCGACGCTGCCGCTCGAGGCCGACCTGGAGTTCGGTCCCGCCGCGCCCCGACGCGCGGAGGTCCTGGCCGAACTCGTGGACCTCGTCGCCCAGGACCGGTTGCACGTGCCCATCGCGGGGGCGTTCGCGCTGGACGACGTCGTCGAGGCGTTCGCCACGGCCGAGCGCCCGCACCGACGGGGCCGGATCGTCCTCCTGCCCTGA
- a CDS encoding Dabb family protein: protein MIRNVVVGRLHPGADRSVLDRALRAIVALDPPGLLAVHVGTDAGLRPGNWDWALTLDFADADAYRAYDADVEHNRVRAELFGPLCRDIARVQFEVPDPRAPADD from the coding sequence GTGATCAGGAACGTCGTCGTCGGCCGTCTGCACCCCGGAGCCGACCGCAGCGTGCTGGACCGGGCACTGCGCGCGATCGTCGCGCTCGACCCGCCGGGCCTGCTGGCCGTGCACGTCGGGACCGACGCCGGGCTGCGCCCGGGGAACTGGGACTGGGCCCTGACCCTGGACTTCGCCGACGCCGACGCCTACCGGGCGTACGACGCCGACGTCGAGCACAACAGGGTCCGCGCCGAGCTGTTCGGTCCGCTGTGCCGCGACATCGCGCGCGTGCAGTTCGAGGTGCCGGACCCGCGGGCACCCGCCGACGACTGA
- a CDS encoding HAD-IA family hydrolase produces the protein MEPRPVSTPSSEPSRGPEGVDPDRVLGRTFAAVLFDMDGTLVDSTAAIERSWTTWAVEHGVTGEALRNAAGHGRPAPEIVADLVGPEAAVAGTARILELETTDVDDVVQLPGVPELLSGLPAHRWAVVTSCSAPLADARRHAAGLPDPDVLVVFDDVARGKPAPDCFLLGAQRLGVDPADCLVVEDAPAGLAAARAAGCATLAVRTTHPDGPLDADLVVALLTAVRLDAGPEGVRPRLVPAG, from the coding sequence GTGGAACCCCGACCCGTCAGCACCCCGTCCAGCGAACCGTCCCGCGGGCCCGAGGGGGTCGACCCCGACCGCGTCCTGGGCCGCACGTTCGCCGCCGTCCTGTTCGACATGGACGGCACCCTCGTGGACTCCACGGCCGCCATCGAACGGTCCTGGACGACGTGGGCGGTCGAGCACGGCGTCACGGGCGAGGCACTGCGCAACGCCGCCGGCCACGGGCGTCCGGCCCCCGAGATCGTCGCCGACCTCGTCGGGCCCGAGGCCGCCGTCGCCGGCACCGCCCGCATCCTCGAGCTCGAGACCACCGACGTCGACGACGTCGTCCAGCTGCCGGGGGTGCCCGAGCTCCTGTCCGGCCTGCCCGCCCACCGCTGGGCGGTCGTCACCTCCTGCTCGGCGCCGCTGGCCGACGCCCGCCGGCACGCCGCGGGGCTGCCCGACCCCGACGTGCTCGTGGTCTTCGACGACGTGGCCAGGGGCAAGCCCGCCCCGGACTGCTTCCTCCTCGGCGCGCAGCGGCTCGGCGTCGACCCGGCCGACTGCCTCGTCGTGGAGGACGCCCCGGCCGGTCTGGCCGCGGCGCGGGCCGCCGGGTGCGCGACGCTCGCCGTGCGCACGACCCACCCGGACGGGCCGCTGGACGCCGACCTCGTCGTCGCCCTGCTGACCGCGGTGCGCCTGGACGCCGGTCCGGAGGGGGTGCGCCCGCGGCTCGTCCCCGCCGGCTGA
- a CDS encoding tetratricopeptide repeat protein: protein MPTPPDGPGHPASVPPSPTELALRRAEALGDAGRWEQSLRTLHEVLAAEPRHPVALRLAAVAEIQLQRWPQALQAAQAAVAVDPAAEHGHRLASVALEHLGRHGEAVRAAREAVRCEPSEPYALARLASVLSTRRGGRREALHAAHAAVEAGPGLTSPLFVLALVQHRRGRRRAAVAAYEAVLRLEPGHADALNNLGALALNSHRLGRGARLLGDSLAADPQSAVARHNVDVLAVGLARRVWVAGLLTALGVGIAEAVESGAGEGGADGSVVPWRWIVLVLGWGVLAAWFVPTWRAVPRSLQHAVAERSRRRPLLVVAWVTAVLLLLGSLVVAALPRSAVSLEATLGAARVVLLVNLVVWIALRRGRPRE, encoded by the coding sequence GTGCCGACCCCACCCGACGGCCCGGGCCACCCGGCGAGCGTGCCGCCCTCCCCCACCGAGCTGGCGTTGCGCCGTGCGGAGGCCCTCGGGGACGCGGGACGGTGGGAGCAGTCGCTGCGCACCCTGCACGAGGTCCTGGCCGCGGAACCGCGCCACCCCGTCGCACTGCGGCTGGCGGCGGTCGCGGAGATCCAGCTGCAGCGCTGGCCGCAGGCGCTGCAGGCCGCCCAGGCCGCGGTCGCCGTCGACCCGGCCGCCGAGCACGGCCACCGGCTGGCGAGCGTGGCCCTCGAGCACCTCGGCCGCCACGGCGAGGCCGTGCGGGCCGCGCGGGAGGCCGTGCGCTGCGAACCCTCCGAGCCGTACGCGCTGGCCCGCCTGGCCTCCGTCCTCTCCACCCGGCGCGGCGGCCGCCGGGAGGCCCTGCACGCGGCGCACGCCGCCGTGGAGGCTGGGCCCGGCCTGACCAGTCCCCTGTTCGTGCTGGCCCTGGTCCAGCACCGGCGCGGACGCCGGCGCGCTGCGGTCGCGGCCTACGAGGCCGTCCTGCGCCTGGAACCCGGGCACGCCGACGCCCTCAACAACCTGGGGGCGCTGGCGCTGAACTCCCACCGGCTCGGCCGGGGCGCGCGGTTGCTCGGCGACTCCCTCGCCGCGGACCCGCAGAGCGCGGTGGCCCGGCACAACGTGGACGTCCTCGCGGTCGGCCTGGCCCGCCGGGTGTGGGTGGCCGGGCTGCTCACCGCGCTCGGCGTGGGCATCGCCGAGGCCGTCGAGAGCGGGGCCGGCGAGGGCGGCGCGGACGGGTCGGTCGTGCCGTGGCGCTGGATCGTGCTCGTGCTCGGGTGGGGTGTCCTCGCCGCGTGGTTCGTCCCGACGTGGCGGGCGGTGCCCCGGTCGCTGCAGCACGCGGTGGCCGAACGCTCGCGGCGCCGGCCCCTGCTCGTCGTGGCCTGGGTGACGGCGGTGCTGCTGCTGCTCGGCTCGCTCGTCGTGGCGGCGTTGCCCCGCTCGGCGGTCTCGCTGGAGGCGACGCTGGGCGCCGCGCGGGTCGTGCTGCTCGTGAACCTCGTCGTGTGGATCGCGCTGCGGCGCGGCCGCCCCCGCGAGTGA
- a CDS encoding ATP-binding protein has translation MVRSCTHSGRAPGVPPIVIARSPRVRQSERGRRRAPWLSSARAATSRRAADDRGDPPLPSARLTLPSDPGAVAVARRWAVDRCRQELGDDGPGWDAVPLDVLDEVLDVVELLTSEVVANAVVHGAPPVRLEVECGPDHVTVAVHDGSAEPPHLRARDLESTGGRGVALVDVMADEWGSRPAPEGTGKVTWFRCGFAAAQVT, from the coding sequence GTGGTTCGCTCATGCACCCACTCTGGGCGGGCGCCGGGCGTTCCGCCCATCGTGATTGCCCGGTCACCCCGGGTGAGGCAGAGTGAGCGGGGTCGTCGCCGGGCTCCGTGGCTGTCGTCGGCACGCGCTGCAACCAGTCGGCGCGCCGCAGACGACCGAGGAGATCCCCCGTTGCCGTCGGCCCGCCTCACCCTGCCCTCAGACCCCGGAGCGGTCGCCGTGGCGCGGCGCTGGGCCGTCGACCGCTGCCGTCAGGAGCTGGGGGACGACGGGCCCGGCTGGGACGCGGTCCCCCTCGACGTCCTCGACGAGGTCCTCGACGTGGTCGAACTGCTGACGTCGGAGGTGGTCGCCAACGCCGTCGTCCACGGCGCGCCGCCGGTGCGGCTGGAGGTCGAGTGCGGCCCCGACCACGTCACCGTGGCCGTCCACGACGGCAGCGCCGAGCCGCCCCACCTGCGGGCGCGGGACCTGGAGAGCACCGGCGGCCGTGGGGTGGCGCTCGTCGACGTCATGGCCGACGAGTGGGGATCCCGGCCGGCGCCCGAGGGGACCGGCAAGGTCACGTGGTTCCGCTGCGGGTTCGCCGCCGCGCAGGTCACCTGA
- a CDS encoding ribonuclease J → MSHPHPELTSPPPLPKGALRVYGLGGLGEVGRNMTVLEHEGKLLVVDCGVLFPEDHQPGVDLILPDFGPIADRLDDIVALVLTHGHEDHIGAVPYLLKLRSDIPLLGSQLTLALIEAKLKEHRIKPYTHAVREGQKEQLGPFECEFIAVNHSIPDALAVAIRTAAGLVLHTGDFKMDQLPLDNRITDLNAFARLGDEGVDLFCVDSTNAEVPGFTAPERDIGPVLEQLFGRAEKRIIVASFASHVHRVQQVLNAADAHGRKVALVGRSMVRNMGIAADLGYLTVPKNLLIDLKQVDDLPEDRVVLMCTGSQGEPMAALSRMANRDHRIAIDAGDTVILASSLIPGNENSVYRVVNGLARLGATVVHQQSAKIHVSGHASAGELLYCYNVLKPRNVMPVHGEIRHLLANAELAVKTGVPRERVVIAEDGVVVDLVDGKASIVGAVPVGYVYVDGSSVGEITEADLKDRRILGEEGFISIFVAVDSVTGKVVSGPEFNARGFIGDGDDRFNAVRKRVENALNEASTGPVDTYQLQQIVRRTVGTWVSQTHRRRPMIVPVVVTA, encoded by the coding sequence ATGAGCCACCCCCACCCCGAACTGACGTCCCCGCCGCCGCTGCCGAAGGGCGCCCTGCGCGTCTACGGCCTCGGCGGTCTGGGCGAGGTCGGGCGCAACATGACCGTGCTGGAGCACGAGGGCAAGCTGCTCGTCGTCGACTGCGGCGTGCTGTTCCCCGAGGACCACCAACCCGGTGTCGACCTCATCCTCCCCGACTTCGGGCCCATCGCCGACCGCCTCGACGACATCGTCGCCCTGGTCCTGACGCACGGGCACGAGGACCACATCGGGGCCGTGCCGTACCTGCTGAAGCTGCGCTCGGACATCCCGCTGCTGGGGTCCCAGCTGACGCTGGCCCTCATCGAGGCCAAGCTCAAGGAACACCGCATCAAGCCCTACACGCACGCCGTGCGCGAGGGCCAGAAGGAACAGCTCGGCCCGTTCGAGTGCGAGTTCATCGCCGTGAACCACTCGATCCCCGACGCCCTGGCCGTCGCCATCCGCACCGCGGCCGGGCTCGTCCTGCACACGGGCGACTTCAAGATGGACCAGCTGCCGCTGGACAACCGGATCACCGACCTCAACGCGTTCGCCCGCCTGGGCGACGAGGGCGTCGACCTGTTCTGCGTCGACTCCACCAACGCCGAGGTGCCCGGGTTCACCGCGCCCGAGCGGGACATCGGCCCGGTGCTCGAGCAGTTGTTCGGCCGCGCGGAGAAGCGCATCATCGTCGCCTCCTTCGCCTCCCACGTGCACCGCGTCCAGCAGGTGCTGAACGCCGCGGACGCGCACGGGCGCAAGGTGGCCCTCGTGGGTCGCTCGATGGTCCGCAACATGGGCATCGCGGCGGACCTGGGGTACCTGACGGTCCCGAAGAACCTGCTCATCGACCTCAAGCAGGTCGACGACCTGCCCGAGGACCGCGTCGTCCTCATGTGCACCGGGTCGCAGGGCGAACCCATGGCGGCGCTGTCGCGCATGGCCAACCGCGACCACCGCATCGCGATCGACGCGGGCGACACCGTGATCCTCGCCAGTTCCCTCATCCCGGGGAACGAGAACTCGGTGTACCGCGTCGTCAACGGCCTGGCCCGCCTCGGGGCCACGGTCGTGCACCAGCAGAGCGCGAAGATCCACGTCTCCGGACACGCCAGCGCCGGGGAGCTCCTCTACTGCTACAACGTCCTCAAACCGCGCAACGTCATGCCCGTGCACGGGGAGATCCGGCACCTGCTGGCCAACGCGGAACTGGCCGTCAAGACGGGCGTCCCGCGCGAGCGCGTCGTCATCGCCGAGGACGGCGTGGTCGTCGACCTCGTCGACGGGAAGGCCAGCATCGTCGGGGCCGTCCCCGTCGGCTACGTCTACGTCGACGGGTCGAGCGTCGGGGAGATCACCGAGGCCGACCTGAAGGACCGGCGGATCCTCGGCGAGGAGGGTTTCATCTCCATCTTCGTCGCGGTCGACTCCGTCACCGGCAAGGTCGTCTCCGGCCCGGAGTTCAACGCCCGCGGGTTCATCGGCGACGGCGACGACCGCTTCAACGCCGTCCGAAAGCGCGTGGAGAACGCGCTCAACGAGGCGTCCACCGGTCCGGTGGACACCTACCAGCTGCAGCAGATCGTCCGGCGCACCGTGGGGACCTGGGTGTCCCAGACGCACCGCCGCCGGCCGATGATCGTGCCGGTCGTCGTCACCGCCTGA
- the dapA gene encoding 4-hydroxy-tetrahydrodipicolinate synthase, whose amino-acid sequence MPTATAAQPPRPFGTVLSAMVTPFRPDGSLDLAAAGSLAEHLVATGHDGLVVSGTTGESPTTTDEEKDALLRAVLDAVGDRATVVAGVGTNDTRHTVELARAAEKAGAHGLLVVTPYYNKPPQVAVLAHFETVADATGLPVMLYDIPARAGVPIETETLVRAAEHDRIVAVKDAKSDLYGTAQVLARTDLAYYSGEDALNLPLLTLGGSGVVSVVSHVAGREHAAMVAAVDAGDLVTARTVASRLLPAVRGIMTRTQGAVAVKAALELTGVLPGRTVRQPLLPATPAEVEAIRADLALAGLAAPAA is encoded by the coding sequence ATGCCGACCGCCACCGCCGCACAGCCTCCCCGTCCGTTCGGGACGGTGCTGAGCGCGATGGTCACCCCCTTCCGCCCGGACGGGTCCCTCGACCTGGCCGCCGCCGGCTCCCTCGCCGAGCACCTCGTCGCCACCGGGCACGACGGCCTCGTCGTCAGCGGGACGACGGGGGAGTCGCCCACGACGACGGACGAGGAGAAGGACGCGCTGCTGCGCGCGGTCCTGGACGCGGTCGGGGACCGGGCCACGGTCGTCGCCGGCGTCGGCACGAACGACACCCGGCACACGGTCGAGCTGGCCCGCGCCGCCGAGAAGGCCGGCGCGCACGGTCTGCTCGTCGTGACCCCGTACTACAACAAGCCCCCGCAGGTCGCCGTCCTCGCGCACTTCGAGACGGTCGCCGACGCGACCGGGCTGCCCGTCATGCTCTACGACATCCCCGCCCGCGCGGGTGTGCCGATCGAGACCGAGACGCTCGTCCGCGCGGCCGAGCACGACCGGATCGTCGCGGTCAAGGACGCCAAGAGCGACCTGTACGGCACCGCCCAGGTGCTGGCCCGCACCGACCTCGCGTACTACTCCGGCGAGGACGCGCTGAACCTGCCGCTCCTGACCCTCGGCGGGTCCGGCGTCGTCTCCGTCGTCAGCCACGTCGCCGGTCGCGAGCACGCCGCCATGGTCGCCGCGGTCGACGCGGGGGACCTCGTGACCGCCCGCACCGTGGCCTCCCGGCTGCTGCCCGCCGTCCGCGGCATCATGACGCGCACCCAGGGTGCCGTCGCCGTGAAGGCCGCGCTCGAGCTGACCGGCGTCCTGCCCGGCCGCACCGTGCGCCAGCCCCTGCTGCCCGCGACCCCCGCCGAGGTCGAGGCGATCCGCGCCGACCTGGCCCTCGCGGGCCTCGCGGCCCCCGCCGCCTGA
- a CDS encoding sugar phosphate isomerase/epimerase and 4-hydroxyphenylpyruvate domain-containing protein has product MRTSIATVSLAGTLPEKLRAAAAAGFDAVEVFEPDLVTSPLRPAQVRSLAADLGVRIALYQPFRDPDDVDPARAARVRDRLRRKLDVVRELGCDLVLVCSSVHAAAVRDDDELAAQLSALADDASAAGVRLAYEALAWGAHVSDYRHGARVVALADHPALGTCVDSFHVLSRGDDPDGIADLEKVFFCQVADAPLLGMDVLPWSRHHRLFPGQGGFDLARFQRAVLAAGYDGPVSLEVFNDLYRQADPGRTAVDALRSLRYLADRTVPGTLPAAPVPRDWAFVEVAASGAGLPAVESLLTAFGLRRTGVHRRGEVDLWTRGPVRVVVNQRSAQDRARLSSLGLEVDQPHALAERARDLLAPLVHRPVGPGEAEIPSLVAPDGTWVQFCSTAPEWRDDFVPVPAPADVAPQGGFTGIDHVTLPQPFAGFDAAGLFLTAVLGLQAGELSEIPAPDGLVRSRPHTSPRSPVRIALNVGPTSATLRGRPLTGGHVAFATNDLVAVVDGFLAAGGRALPVPGNYHDDLAARFDLDEEFCESLRRRGILYDRDERGGEFLQFFARSVSREFFVEVVERRGGYAGFGAGNTAVRLAAQRVAPEED; this is encoded by the coding sequence GTGCGCACCTCCATCGCGACCGTGAGCCTGGCCGGGACCCTGCCGGAGAAGCTGCGCGCAGCGGCCGCCGCCGGCTTCGACGCGGTGGAGGTGTTCGAACCCGACCTCGTGACCTCCCCGCTGCGACCGGCGCAGGTCCGCTCCCTCGCCGCCGACCTCGGGGTGCGGATCGCGCTGTACCAGCCCTTCCGCGACCCCGACGACGTCGACCCGGCCCGCGCGGCGCGCGTCCGCGACCGCCTGCGGCGCAAGCTGGACGTCGTCCGCGAGCTCGGGTGCGACCTGGTCCTGGTGTGCTCCTCGGTGCACGCGGCCGCGGTGCGCGACGACGACGAGCTGGCGGCACAGCTGAGCGCGCTGGCCGACGACGCCTCCGCCGCGGGGGTGCGGCTGGCGTACGAGGCGCTCGCGTGGGGGGCCCACGTCTCCGACTACCGGCACGGGGCGCGCGTCGTGGCGCTCGCCGACCACCCCGCCCTGGGGACGTGCGTGGACTCCTTCCACGTCCTGTCCCGCGGCGACGACCCCGACGGGATCGCGGACCTGGAGAAGGTGTTCTTCTGCCAGGTCGCCGACGCGCCGCTGCTCGGCATGGACGTCCTGCCCTGGAGCCGGCACCACCGACTGTTCCCCGGCCAGGGGGGTTTCGACCTCGCCCGGTTCCAGCGGGCCGTCCTGGCCGCGGGGTACGACGGGCCGGTGTCCCTGGAGGTGTTCAACGACCTCTACCGCCAGGCCGACCCGGGCCGCACGGCCGTGGACGCGCTGCGCTCGCTGCGATACCTCGCCGACCGGACCGTCCCCGGGACGCTGCCGGCCGCCCCCGTCCCGCGCGACTGGGCCTTCGTCGAGGTCGCCGCCTCGGGCGCGGGGCTGCCGGCCGTGGAGTCGCTGCTGACGGCGTTCGGCCTGCGGCGCACCGGGGTGCACCGCCGCGGCGAGGTCGACCTGTGGACCCGCGGGCCGGTGCGGGTCGTGGTGAACCAGCGGTCGGCCCAGGACCGGGCGCGGCTGTCCTCCCTGGGGTTGGAGGTGGACCAGCCGCACGCCCTGGCCGAGCGCGCGCGGGACCTGCTCGCCCCGCTCGTGCACCGACCCGTGGGCCCGGGCGAGGCGGAGATCCCCTCCCTCGTCGCGCCGGACGGCACGTGGGTGCAGTTCTGCAGCACGGCACCGGAGTGGCGCGACGACTTCGTCCCCGTGCCCGCCCCGGCGGACGTCGCCCCGCAGGGCGGGTTCACGGGCATCGACCACGTGACGCTGCCCCAGCCGTTCGCGGGGTTCGACGCCGCGGGCCTGTTCCTCACCGCGGTGCTGGGCCTGCAGGCCGGGGAACTGTCGGAGATCCCGGCCCCGGACGGGTTGGTGCGCTCCCGGCCGCACACCTCACCGCGCTCCCCGGTCCGCATCGCGCTCAACGTGGGCCCCACGTCGGCGACGTTGCGGGGGCGGCCGCTGACGGGTGGGCACGTGGCGTTCGCGACAAACGACCTGGTGGCCGTCGTCGACGGGTTCCTCGCCGCGGGCGGGCGCGCACTGCCGGTGCCCGGGAACTACCACGACGACCTCGCGGCCCGGTTCGACCTCGACGAGGAGTTCTGCGAGTCGTTGCGGCGCCGCGGGATCCTCTACGACCGCGACGAACGGGGTGGGGAGTTCCTGCAGTTCTTCGCGCGCTCGGTGAGCCGGGAGTTCTTCGTCGAGGTCGTCGAACGCCGCGGCGGGTACGCCGGGTTCGGGGCCGGGAACACCGCCGTCCGGCTGGCCGCGCAGCGGGTCGCCCCCGAGGAGGACTGA
- a CDS encoding beta-phosphoglucomutase family hydrolase has translation MLGLPDHVTALLFDLDGVLTDTAAVHDRAWTATFDAFLRAHAEHTGEEFRAFDPEGDYAAFVDGKPRADGVRDFLTSRGITLPEGSADDPADQAYEDTTVAGLGNRKNADLLRRIDSDGVAVYEGSRRYLQAAREAGLRRAVVSSSANTRQVLEVTGLAEFVEERVDGVTLAERHIAGKPAPDSYLAGARALGVEPEHAAVFEDALSGVAAGRAGGFGAVVGVDRKGRADALHEHGATLVVGDLADLLGPAS, from the coding sequence GTGCTGGGACTGCCTGACCACGTGACCGCGCTCCTGTTCGACCTCGACGGGGTGCTCACCGACACGGCCGCCGTCCACGACCGCGCGTGGACGGCGACGTTCGACGCGTTCCTGCGCGCGCACGCCGAGCACACCGGGGAGGAGTTCCGCGCCTTCGACCCCGAGGGCGACTACGCGGCCTTCGTCGACGGCAAACCCCGCGCCGACGGGGTGCGCGACTTCCTCACCTCCCGGGGGATCACACTGCCGGAGGGTTCGGCGGACGACCCCGCCGACCAGGCCTACGAGGACACGACGGTCGCGGGGCTGGGGAACCGGAAGAACGCCGACCTGCTGCGGCGCATCGACTCCGACGGCGTGGCGGTGTACGAGGGGTCCCGGCGCTACCTGCAGGCCGCCCGGGAGGCGGGCCTGCGGCGGGCGGTGGTGTCCTCCAGCGCGAACACCCGGCAGGTGCTCGAGGTGACGGGGCTGGCCGAGTTCGTGGAGGAGCGCGTCGACGGGGTCACGTTGGCCGAGCGGCACATCGCCGGCAAACCCGCCCCCGACAGCTACCTCGCCGGCGCCCGTGCGCTGGGCGTCGAGCCCGAGCACGCCGCCGTGTTCGAGGACGCGCTGTCAGGGGTCGCCGCGGGACGGGCCGGGGGTTTCGGAGCCGTCGTCGGGGTGGACCGCAAGGGTCGTGCCGACGCGTTGCACGAGCACGGGGCGACGCTCGTCGTGGGCGACCTCGCCGACCTGCTGGGACCGGCGTCGTGA
- a CDS encoding cation:proton antiporter, with protein sequence MDVVALLGLLLLGIVVLTPLAGRVGVPQPIALTLYGLLLALVPVVPTPRVPPDVILPLVLPPLLFAQTLRGSVRELRADARAVTVLAVGLTAASAAAVAVVGHLLGLPWAVAVVLGAVVAPPDPVAATAVARTLRLPPRLVTVLEGEGQFNDATALTTYQVGLIAVVAGGIGLGEVGWRLALQVVSGVLVGLAGGVAARAALSRLADASVETTITLALPFAVYLLADAVESSGVLAVLAAGYFLRSRGHRASTSAGWVLGRSVWRYVDFLVTGLLFGFLGLELTSALEDTSRLGDGHALGLAAAVIGVLVVVRFAVVHGASALAGRRARRRGSATPAGWREATVASWAGMRGVVTVATALALPLTGEDGPFPHRSEVVLVALLTVLVTLVAQGLTLAPLVRRLGVGTAESADEDARRLRRDATRAALRAVAGASDVGERARSTVTTRYRARWEHQDRIVGLFDEGEEEPEAVEELGRLMVVATDAERDRVQQARRDGEVSPAVADRLLLDVEARAARYE encoded by the coding sequence GTGGACGTCGTCGCGCTGCTCGGCCTGCTCCTCCTGGGGATCGTCGTCCTCACCCCGCTCGCCGGGCGGGTGGGGGTCCCGCAGCCGATCGCGCTGACCCTGTACGGCCTCCTGCTCGCGCTCGTCCCGGTCGTGCCGACCCCGCGGGTGCCGCCGGACGTCATCCTCCCGCTCGTCCTGCCGCCGCTGCTGTTCGCCCAGACGCTGCGCGGCTCCGTGCGTGAACTGCGCGCCGACGCCCGCGCCGTGACGGTCCTCGCCGTCGGTCTCACGGCGGCCAGCGCGGCCGCCGTGGCGGTCGTGGGTCACCTGCTCGGGCTGCCGTGGGCGGTCGCCGTCGTGCTCGGCGCGGTCGTCGCCCCGCCGGACCCGGTGGCCGCGACGGCCGTGGCCCGCACGCTCCGGCTGCCGCCGCGGCTCGTCACGGTCCTGGAGGGGGAGGGCCAGTTCAACGACGCCACCGCCCTGACCACCTACCAGGTCGGGCTCATCGCCGTCGTGGCCGGTGGGATCGGACTGGGGGAGGTCGGGTGGCGGCTCGCGCTGCAGGTGGTCAGCGGCGTCCTCGTCGGGCTCGCGGGCGGAGTGGCCGCCCGGGCGGCGCTGTCCCGCCTGGCCGACGCCTCCGTGGAGACGACGATCACGCTGGCGCTGCCCTTCGCGGTGTACCTGCTCGCGGACGCCGTGGAGTCCTCGGGCGTGCTGGCCGTCCTGGCCGCCGGGTACTTCCTGCGCTCGCGCGGCCACCGGGCCTCGACGTCGGCGGGGTGGGTGCTGGGTCGGTCGGTCTGGCGCTACGTCGACTTCCTCGTCACCGGACTGCTCTTCGGGTTCCTCGGCCTGGAGCTCACCTCGGCGCTGGAGGACACCTCCCGCCTCGGGGACGGTCACGCGCTGGGCCTGGCGGCCGCGGTCATCGGGGTCCTCGTCGTCGTGCGCTTCGCCGTCGTCCACGGCGCGTCGGCGCTCGCGGGCCGGCGCGCGCGGCGGCGGGGATCGGCGACGCCGGCGGGGTGGCGGGAGGCGACCGTGGCCTCGTGGGCGGGCATGCGCGGGGTGGTGACGGTCGCGACCGCGCTGGCCCTGCCGCTGACGGGGGAGGACGGCCCGTTCCCCCACCGGTCCGAGGTCGTGCTCGTCGCCCTCCTCACCGTGCTGGTGACGCTCGTCGCGCAGGGCCTGACCCTCGCGCCGCTCGTCCGGCGGCTCGGGGTGGGGACGGCGGAGTCCGCCGACGAGGACGCCCGACGGCTGCGGCGGGACGCCACGCGAGCGGCGCTGCGGGCCGTCGCGGGAGCCTCGGACGTCGGCGAACGCGCGCGGTCCACCGTCACGACCCGGTACCGGGCCCGGTGGGAGCACCAGGACCGCATCGTGGGCCTGTTCGACGAGGGCGAGGAGGAACCGGAGGCCGTCGAGGAGCTCGGCCGGCTCATGGTGGTGGCCACCGACGCCGAACGCGACCGCGTGCAGCAGGCGCGCCGCGACGGCGAGGTGAGCCCGGCCGTCGCCGACCGGCTCCTGCTCGACGTCGAGGCGCGCGCCGCCCGCTACGAGTGA